The genomic segment CTCCGTCCGCTCCTTCCAGCAGGTTTTTGGTCTGCCCCAGACCGGGATCATCAACCGTGCCACCTGGAACCAGCTAACGGACGCTTATCTGGGGATCGTGGCGGATCTGCCAGCCACCGGAGAGAATGTGATAGCGATTTATCCTGGCACGGTGCTGAAGGAGGGCACCACCAGTGAAGCCGTCCGGATCGCACAGGAGTACCTGAACTTCCTGCACGGGGTGTATCCCCAGATTCCGGCGGTGAACAATACGGGCTATTTCGGCCCGGTGACCCGGAGCGCCGTACTGGCATTCCAGCGGCTCATGGGTCTGGAGGAAAACGGTCTGATCGGCCCCATTACCTGGGATGAGCTGGCACGGGTCTATTCCGAGCATCGGTTCGGCTACGACAAGCGACCCTATCAGCATCCGGGTTATACTATTAAATAAGAGAGGGAGAAACTATGCCTTATACCGAAGCCCAGAAGCGCAGCCACATCCACGAGATCCAGAGCTATCTGTACATACTCGCCACCCAGGACGCCCGGATCCCTACCGTGACCCCGGACGGGATCTACGGGCCACGAACGGTCAGTGCGGTGCAGGCGTTCCAGAAGATCTACAATCTGCCTGCCACCGGGGAGGTGAATCGTGCCACCTGGGACGCCATTGTGCGGGCATACCGGAAGCAGACCGCCGAGCCGGATGCCCTGAACGTATTTCCCTCCGCCGGGTATGTGCTCCGGGAGGGGGACAGCGGCACCCTGGTGTACATTGTGCAGGCCATGCTCAACGACATCGGCAGCCGGTACGACAACCTGGCACCGGTGGCGATCAACGGCAGCTTTAACGCAGCCACCACCAACGCCATCCGGGGCGTGCAGCAGGCGGCGGATCTGCCCCAGACCGGTGCGGTGGATCGGGATACCTGGAATTGGATGGTAACGGCGGTGCAGTTCTGACCCGCCGCCCGCCCTGTCTTTTTTGTGCTTACCTGTTCCGCTCCCGTTTTTGATGCTCTGCGTGCTGCACTTGTTCCTTGCCGTTATGCTTTTTGTGACCGTTTCCTGTTGTGGGTTTCCTTATGGTCTGCGTGCTTGGGTCACGCAGGAGCGTTTTACCGATATCTTGGGGAGATGTGCGTGACTNNNNNNNNNNNNNNNNNNNNNNNNNNNNNNNNNNNNNNNNNNNNNNNNNNNNNNNNNNNNNNNNNNNNNNNNNNNNNNNNNNNNNNNNNNNNNNNNNNNNNNNNNNNNNNNNNNNNNNNNNNNNNNNNNNNNNNNNNNNNNNNNNNNNNNNNNNNNNNNNNNNNNNNNNNNNNNNNNNNNNNNNNNNNNNNNNNNNNNNNNNNNNNNNNNNNNNNNNNNNNNNNNNNNNNNNNNNNNNNNNNNNNNNNNNNNNNNNNNNNNNNNNNNNNNNNNNNNNNNNNNNNNNNNNNNNNNNNNNNNNNNNNNNNNNNNNNNNNNNNNNNNNNNNNNNNNNNNNNNNNNNNNNNNNNNNNNNNNNNNNNNNNNNNNNNNNNNNNNNNNNNNNNNNNNNNNNNNNNNNNNNNNNNNNNNNNNNNNNNNNNNNNNNNNNNNNNNNNNNNNNNNNNNNNNNNNNNNNNNNNNNNNNNNNNNNNNNNNNNNNNNNNNNNNNNNNNNNNNNNNNNNNNGTATTGCGTATCTGTAGCACGCAGATTATAAAAGAACGCAGAAAAGGAAAAGGTAACTGAAAAGCAAAACGGCAAAGCGTGCCCCAAGCACGCAGAGCATAAGAGAACGCACAAAAGAAAATGGTCACTCAAAAAGCAAACAAA from the Ruminococcus champanellensis 18P13 = JCM 17042 genome contains:
- a CDS encoding peptidoglycan-binding domain-containing protein, translating into MPYTEAQKRSHIHEIQSYLYILATQDARIPTVTPDGIYGPRTVSAVQAFQKIYNLPATGEVNRATWDAIVRAYRKQTAEPDALNVFPSAGYVLREGDSGTLVYIVQAMLNDIGSRYDNLAPVAINGSFNAATTNAIRGVQQAADLPQTGAVDRDTWNWMVTAVQF